In the genome of Vicia villosa cultivar HV-30 ecotype Madison, WI unplaced genomic scaffold, Vvil1.0 ctg.000835F_1_1, whole genome shotgun sequence, one region contains:
- the LOC131631502 gene encoding G-type lectin S-receptor-like serine/threonine-protein kinase At4g27290 has product MAFLFMLIIIINLFFVLSQISFATDTITQSTPFLDGSTLVSKDGTFEMGFFGNSSNRYIGIWYKNIPVRRVVWVANRDNPTNDSSSKLIINHDGNLLLLNHNESFVWSINTTRKTSGPVVLQLLDTGNLVLKYENSNSYSESNLGENFLWQSFDYPCDTVLPGMKYGWNKKTGLEKGLVAWRTANDPSSGDLSLYMMHTNNPESILRKGSTKYYRTGPWTWNAQTSGVIGLKTNPVYNFEFMDNEDEVYYRFTLKNKSVISIIDINQTLSSRQRLLWVPELKTWSVYQSLPLDACDVYNFCGANGRCIIDDSPMCRCLDGFEPKSYPRWNAMEWTQGCVRSGNWSCGVKNRDGFRKYSGMKFPDTTNSWIDLNMTLDHCKIKCLQNCSCTAYTYLDLTREVSGCSLWFSDLLDLRLSQGSGQDLYVRTDASSDNDAKHGQKKKVILEFSTTIPIALLMLLAISYIYITKAKSKGKNLQVGHEDFELPLFDVATMLKATNNFSLDNKLREGGFGPVYKGTLIDGQIIAVKRLSGNLDQGLIEFKNEVILCAKLQHRNLVKVLGCCLDGEEKILLYEYMPKKSLDFFIFDPIQSKLIDWSMRFNILNGIARGLQYLHQDSRLRIIHRDLKASNILLDNEMNPKISDFGLAKMFGGDQIEGKTRRIVGTYGYMAPEYIIHGLFSIKSDVFSFGVLLLEVISGKKNRSLTYHEHDQNLLWHAWRLWREGIPHELIDNCLKDTYVQHEALRCIQIGLLCVQHVPDYRPSMPHVIMMLGSESTLPQPKEPGFLIEMIAIEEQSLSERQASSVNEVTLSILSSR; this is encoded by the exons ATGGCTTTTCTTTTTATGCTAATCATTATCATTAATCTGTTTTTTGTtctatctcaaatttcatttgcAACGGATACTATCACTCAGTCAACTCCATTTCTTGATGGCAGCACTTTGGTTTCTAAAGATGGAACCTTTGAAATGGGATTCTTTGGTAATTCCTCAAACCGTTATATAGGAATTTGGTATAAAAATATCCCGGTTCGAAGAGTTGTTTGGGTTGCAAATCGCGATAATCCAACCAATGATAGTTCGAGCAAGTTGATCATAAACCATGATGGAAACCTTTTGCTTCTCAACCACAATGAATCTTTTGTTTGGTCAATAAATACAACAAGAAAGACTTCGGGTCCCGTTGTCCTTCAGCTTTTGGACACCGGAAATTTAGTACTCAAATATGAGAACTCAAATTCATATTCGGAGTCGAATTTAGGAGAAAATTTTTTGTGGCAGAGTTTTGATTATCCGTGTGATACAGTATTACCAGGAATGAAGTATGGGTGGAACAAAAAAACCGGATTGGAAAAGGGTCTTGTGGCTTGGAGAACCGCGAATGATCCATCTTCGGGTGATTTATCTTTATACATGATGCATACGAACAATCCCGAATCCATACTTCGGAAAggatcaacaaaatattatagGACAGGACCATGGACATGGAATGCTCAAACTAGTGGAGTTATTGGATTAAAGACTAATCCAGTTTATAATTTCGAGTTTATGGACAACGAAGACGAAGTTTATTATAGGTTCACACTCAAAAACAAATCTGTGATATCTATAATAGATATCAACCAAACCCTTTCGTCGCGCCAACGTCTTCTTTGGGTTCCCGAGTTGAAAACATGGAGTGTTTACCAATCATTGCCACTTGATGCTTGTGATGTTTACAATTTTTGTGGCGCGAACGGACGTTGCATCATTGACGATTCGCCAATGTGTCGATGTTTAGATGGGTTTGAGCCAAAATCTTATCCGCGATGGAATGCAATGGAATGGACACAAGGATGTGTGCGGAGTGGAAATTGGAGTTGTGGAGTTAAAAATCGAGACGGATTTCGTAAATATTCCGGGATGAAGTTTCCGGATACTACAAATTCCTGGATCGATCTAAACATGACACTTGATCATTGCAAAATAAAATGTTTGCAAAATTGTTCTTGCACTGCTTATACATACTTGGATCTAACTAGAGAAGTTAGTGGTTGTTCTCTTTGGTTTAGTGATCTTCTTGATTTGAGACTTTCACAAGGTAGTGGCCAAGATTTATATGTTCGTACAGATGCTAGTTCAGATAATG ATGCTAAACATGGGCAAAAGAAAAAGGTGATTTTGGAGTTTTCTACCACAATTCCAATTGCCCTTTTGATGCTATTGGCAATCTCCTACATTTATATAACCAAAGCAAAATCTAAAG GGAAAAATCTCCAAGTGGGGCATGAAGATTTTGAGCTTCCTCTATTTGATGTAGCCACAATGCTCAAGGCTACCAATAACTTCTCATTAGATAATAAACTCCGCGAAGGTGGTTTTGGACCTGTATATAAG gGTACATTGATAGATGGACAAATAATTGCTGTCAAAAGGCTTTCAGGAAATTTAGATCAAGGGTTGATAGAATTTAAAAATGAAGTCATATTATGTGCTAAATTGCAACATCGGAATCTTGTGAAGGTTCTTGGTTGTTGCCTTGATGGAGAGGAAAAAATATTACTATATGAATATATGCCTAAAAAAAGTCTTGATTTCTTTATTTTTG ATCCGATTCAAAGTAAACTGATAGATTGGTCTATGCGTTTTAATATCTTGAATGGAATTGCTCGAGGACTTCAATATCTTCATCAAGATTCTAGGTTAAGGATCATTCACAGAGATTTGAAAGCGAGTAATATTTTATTAGACAATGAaatgaaccctaaaatttcagaTTTTGGCCTAGCTAAAATGTTCGGAGGTgatcaaatcgaaggaaagacAAGAAGAATAGTTGGAACATA TGGTTACATGGCGCCTGAGTATATCATTCATGGATTATTCTCCATAAAATCTGATGTATTCAGCTTTGGCGTGTTATTGCTAGAAGTAATAAGTGGAAAGAAAAATAGATCACTTACCTATCACGAACATGATCAAAATCTTCTTTGGCAT GCGTGGAGATTGTGGAGAGAGGGAATTCCACATGAATTGATAGATAATTGTTTAAAAGACACGTATGTTCAACATGAAGCTTTACGATGCATTCAAATAGGTCTTCTATGTGTGCAACATGTCCCTGATTATAGGCCAAGCATGCCACATGTGATAATGATGTTAGGCAGTGAAAGTACTTTACCTCAACCAAAAGAACCTGGTTTCTTAATTGAAATGATCGCGATTGAAGAACAATCTCTTTCTGAAAGACAAGCATCTTCTGTGAATGAAGTAACTCTTTCAATATTAAGTTCTAGAtag